The DNA region CTGTGGGTGATCCCGAACGCGTACGGACCGCCTTCGCTCGAGGCGAGCATGTCGACGATCGCGATGTCGCCGAGCGCGTGCAGGCGTCGTTTGACGTCGTCGCTGAAGCGCATGCCCGAGCTGACGATGGAGTTCACGCCGGACAGGGCCACCTCGAGCCGTTCCGCCGCCTCGACGAACGGGAGCGCCAGCGCGTCGCCGGCGACGATGAGCCGCGTCACGTCGTAGTAGATGGTCAGACGCAGCGCCTCTTCGATGTCCATCCGAGGTGCGGCGTGCAGCACCACGGTACCGCCCAGCGCCAACGTGCCCATGGTGGTGGACTGCGCTGTGCCGTGCAGAAGCGGAGTGAGCGGGAGGGTGACGACACGCGGTGTCGCCGGGTCCACGGCGATCCGGATCGCTCCGTCCAGGTCCGTGGGCGGTGTGACGCCGATCAGGCCCCACGTCGACTGCTGGCGTGCCACCAGAAGCGTGTCCAGATCCCACACCACCGCTTTCGGCATGCCCGTGGTGCCACCGGTGTACAGCCGCAGCTCGGCGCCGCGCGGCGCCTGCGGAGGAAGGACGCCGCCGGCTGCGACGACGTCTTCGTAGCGGGTCGCCCCGTCGATCGCGTCACCGCCGTGCGCAGCGCTGTCGTCGACGACGATGAGCTCCACCGCCGGTTCGATCCCGGCCACCGCCTCGCGGGCCAGCTCCGCCAGCGAGGCCGGGACCAGCAGCACGCGCAGATCGGAGTCCAGGATCAGGTCCCGCACCTCGCCGGCGCGGTAGCGGTAGTTGATCGCGACCGGAGCGACGCCGATCGCGAGGCACGCCCAGGTGAAGCTGAGGTATTCCGGACGGTTGTACAGGAGCATGCCGGCGGCATCGCCGACCGAGAGCCCGCGTTCGCTCAGGTGGCGCGCCAGCGCGCCCGCCTCAGCGGCGAGGCGGCCCCACGTCACCCGGTCGTCACGCGTGATGATGGCGATGCGATCCGGGTCGGCGTGGGCGATCCCCTGCCAGAGATCGCTGTAGTGCGGTGCGGTCACTTCTCGCCTCCATCGCGAACGGGGGGTCCTGAACGGGGTGCCTGGCCGGCGAACCGGGAATGCCATGCGGAGTCGATCGTCTCGGCGCTCCACCCGCCGTCGGAATACTCGGCGTCCTGTTCCACGGGGTGCGAATACAGGGTGAGCTTGTCGCCGCCGATGCCGATCGCCTGCCCGGTGACATCGCCGGACGCGGCGGAGGCCAGCCAGACGATGAGAGGGGCGACGTCCTCGGGGGTGCCCAGGGCGTTGTCGTGGCGGAACGCGTGCGGGATCGGCTCGCCGGCCAGGTACCGCTGGTACAGCTCCGTGTAGGCCGGGATGGTCGCGGTCATCGGGGAGAGGGCCGTGGGGATCACCGCGTTGGCGGTGATTCCGGCACGGGCCAGTTCGAGCGACCAGGTGCGCGCCATCGCCACGATGCCCGCCTTCACGGCGGAGTAGTTGGTCTGGCCGAAGCTGCCGAACTGCCCGGCCGGCGATCCGACCAGGATCAGCCGCCCGCCCTCGCCCTGCTCCCGCAGCCGCGTGGCCACTGCCCGGCCGCAGGTGAAGGTGCCGCGGAGGTGGCTGGAGACGACGGCGTCGAAATCGTCGTCGGACATCTTCCAGAGCACCCGGTCGCGGAGCACACCAGCGTTGGCGACGAGGACATCCACGCGACCGAACTGCTGCACGGCATCCGCGACGAGCTGCTCGGCCGTCTCGGCCGGGCCGACTGCCCCGATCGAGGCGACCGCACGGCCACCGCGGGCGGTGATCTCGCCGACCGTCTCGGCGGCGCTGG from Microbacterium sp. zg-B185 includes:
- a CDS encoding AMP-binding protein — translated: MTAPHYSDLWQGIAHADPDRIAIITRDDRVTWGRLAAEAGALARHLSERGLSVGDAAGMLLYNRPEYLSFTWACLAIGVAPVAINYRYRAGEVRDLILDSDLRVLLVPASLAELAREAVAGIEPAVELIVVDDSAAHGGDAIDGATRYEDVVAAGGVLPPQAPRGAELRLYTGGTTGMPKAVVWDLDTLLVARQQSTWGLIGVTPPTDLDGAIRIAVDPATPRVVTLPLTPLLHGTAQSTTMGTLALGGTVVLHAAPRMDIEEALRLTIYYDVTRLIVAGDALALPFVEAAERLEVALSGVNSIVSSGMRFSDDVKRRLHALGDIAIVDMLASSEGGPYAFGITHSAQDLPAKLMITPGTVLLDEDLNEIQADAGALGILAFRGILPKGYYRDPEKTEKTFPTIRGNRYVMPGDWARARGDGSVDLLGRLAAVVNTGGEKVFPAEVEDVLLEHEGVDDVIVFGMPDRRFGEVVSAMVAPMPGSRIDVPELLAFLDQRLAGYKKPRHVFVRDSLERSSTGKVELARVKADAARELARLAETADVAK
- a CDS encoding SDR family NAD(P)-dependent oxidoreductase, producing MSAIRLDGRSAIVTGAGRSLGRAYAIALADAGAAVVVNDVDAASAAETVGEITARGGRAVASIGAVGPAETAEQLVADAVQQFGRVDVLVANAGVLRDRVLWKMSDDDFDAVVSSHLRGTFTCGRAVATRLREQGEGGRLILVGSPAGQFGSFGQTNYSAVKAGIVAMARTWSLELARAGITANAVIPTALSPMTATIPAYTELYQRYLAGEPIPHAFRHDNALGTPEDVAPLIVWLASAASGDVTGQAIGIGGDKLTLYSHPVEQDAEYSDGGWSAETIDSAWHSRFAGQAPRSGPPVRDGGEK